Sequence from the Schaalia sp. 19OD2882 genome:
TGGAAGGCCGAGCAGCTCGGCGGCGGCTACGCGGTCTCCTCGTGGATCGAACGCACCGCCTACGAGGCGGCCTCGGCCATCGTCGCCGTGTCCAACGGCATGAAGCAGGACATCCTGCGCTGCTACCCGGCAGTGGACCCCGACCGGGTCCACGTCATCCACAACGGCATCGACCTGTCCCAGTGGAGGGCCCCGGAGGGTGAGGAGGGCGCCGAGCTTCAGGCTCGGGTCCTGGCCGACAACGGCATCGACCCGAACCGGCGCACCGTCGTCTTCGTCGGCCGGATCACCCGCCAGAAGGGTCTGCCCCACTTCCTGCGCGCCGCACGCATGCTGCCCGAGGACGTGCAGGTGGTCCTGTGTGCCGGGGCCCCCGACACCCCGGAGATCGCCGAAGAGGTGGACGGCCTGGTCGCGCGCCTGCGCGAGGAGCGTTCCGGGGTCGTCCTCATCACCCGGATGCTTCCGCGTGCGGAGCTGACCTGCGTACTGGACGCCGCCGACGTGTTCATCACCCCCTCCGTCTACGAGCCCCTCGGCATCGTCAACCTCGAGGCGATGGCACTCGGCCTGCCGGTGGTCGGCACCGCCACCGGAGGGATCCCGGACGTGATCGTCGACGGCGAGACCGGCTACCTGGTCCCCATCGACCAGGTCCAGGACGGCACCGGCACCCCCTTGGACCCGGATCGATTCGAGAAGGACATGGCCGAGCGCCTCATCGCCGTCCTCGACGACCCGGAGACCGCCGCCCGCATGGGAGCGGCGGGCCTTGCCAGGGCTCGCGAGCTCTTCTCGTGGGAGGCGATCGGAGCGCGGACCGCGGACCTGTACCGCTCCCTCGTGTGAAGCGGTCGTGCGGCCGGGTCCGCGCTGCACGGCGCGCCGCTGACGGGGCGTGCGGCTAGACTGTGGTCATGACGACAGTTCTCGAGGTCAGCGGCGTGACCTTGGCAAAGGGCGGACATCGGATCCTCGACGACGTCTCGTGGCACACCCATGAGGGGCAGCACTGGGTGGTCCTCGGACCCAACGGTGCCGGCAAGTCGTCCTTGGTCAGAGTGGCCACCGGACGCGACCTGCCCACCACGGGCTCGGTGCGCGTGTGCGGCAATGACACGAAGACGGCGGACCGTGCAGAGCTGGGTTCGGTGGTCGGCTTCGCCTCCCACACCTTGGCACAGAGGATCCGCCCCTCGCTGCGCGTCCTCGACGTGGTGCGCACTGCGGCCTGGGGTGCTTCGGAGGCGTGGGACCAGACCTACGAGGGCGTCGACGACGATCGTGCAGCGGCCCTGCTCGATGCCTTCGGTGTCACCGAGTTCGGACAGCGTCGCTTCTCGAGCCTGTCGGAGGGGGAGCGTCAGCGGGTTCTCCTGGCGCGCGCCCTGATGACCGATCCGGAGGTCCTCGTCCTGGACGAGCCCACTTCGGGGCTGGATCTCGGGGCGCGCGAGGTCCTCGTGCGCGCCCTGTCGGAGATCGTCGCTGGGCCAACGGCCCCCCAGGTCGTTCTCGTCACCCACCAGATCGAGGAGATCCCACCCGGATTCACCCACGCCCTGGTCATGACCCAGGGGCGGGTCCACGCCGCCGGGCCCCTCGACGAGGTCGTCACCGGCGTCAACCTGTCCGCTGCCTTCGACCTGCCCTTGTCCGCCGGGAGCACCGACGGGCGCTGGTGGGCCAGAGCAGTGGACGTGCCCCGGAACTGAAGACGACACAAGCAGAGCAGGAGCAGAGACAATGGCATGGTTCTGGTGGGTCCTGGCCGCCGTGGCCCTGGGCGTCATCGAGGTGCTCAGCGTCGACCTCATCTTCCTCATGTTCGGCATCGGTGCCTTGGCTGCGGCCCTGGCCTCGGCCCTCGGTGCCCCTTTGTGGGTGCAGGTCGGAGTCTTCGCAGTGGTCTCACTGCTGCTCCTGTTCCTCGTGCGTCCGTGGGCGAAGTCCCATCTGGCCAGGTCGGTGCCCAATGTGCGCACGAACTCCCAGGGCCTGGTGGGTGAGGTCGCCGTCGTGCGCGACCGCGTGACCTCTTTGGAGGGCCGTGTCCTGCTGGCAGGTGAGGAGTGGAGCGCGCGAGCCGACCAGAACTGGGAGATCCCCGTGGGGACCCGTGTCAGGGTCCTCGCCATCGATGGTGCGACGGCAGTCGTGGGGCCTGTGGACACCCCTGTCGAACTGCCCGCGGACCGCTCCTGACACCCGTCTTCGACACAACCACCGGGCGCATCCGCCAAGGCGCCCGAGGAAAGGAAATCCATGGAACTCGGACCGGCGATCGCTGCCTTGGTGGGCATTGCCATCGCCTTCTTCGTCGTTGTCGTCATTGCCCGTGCGGTGCGTGTCGTGCCTCAGGGGCGTGCCCTCGTCATCGAGCGACTGGGCAAGTTC
This genomic interval carries:
- the glgA gene encoding glycogen synthase, with the translated sequence MRIDLLTREYPPHVYGGAGVHVTELAKVLRPLVEEVRVQCFDGPREPGTEGADPGVVGHADLAELAGANATVRTMGVDLSIAAATEGTDLVHSHTWYANFAGHMSSLLHGVPHVVSAHSLEPLRPWKAEQLGGGYAVSSWIERTAYEAASAIVAVSNGMKQDILRCYPAVDPDRVHVIHNGIDLSQWRAPEGEEGAELQARVLADNGIDPNRRTVVFVGRITRQKGLPHFLRAARMLPEDVQVVLCAGAPDTPEIAEEVDGLVARLREERSGVVLITRMLPRAELTCVLDAADVFITPSVYEPLGIVNLEAMALGLPVVGTATGGIPDVIVDGETGYLVPIDQVQDGTGTPLDPDRFEKDMAERLIAVLDDPETAARMGAAGLARARELFSWEAIGARTADLYRSLV
- a CDS encoding NfeD family protein translates to MAWFWWVLAAVALGVIEVLSVDLIFLMFGIGALAAALASALGAPLWVQVGVFAVVSLLLLFLVRPWAKSHLARSVPNVRTNSQGLVGEVAVVRDRVTSLEGRVLLAGEEWSARADQNWEIPVGTRVRVLAIDGATAVVGPVDTPVELPADRS
- a CDS encoding ABC transporter ATP-binding protein, which gives rise to MTTVLEVSGVTLAKGGHRILDDVSWHTHEGQHWVVLGPNGAGKSSLVRVATGRDLPTTGSVRVCGNDTKTADRAELGSVVGFASHTLAQRIRPSLRVLDVVRTAAWGASEAWDQTYEGVDDDRAAALLDAFGVTEFGQRRFSSLSEGERQRVLLARALMTDPEVLVLDEPTSGLDLGAREVLVRALSEIVAGPTAPQVVLVTHQIEEIPPGFTHALVMTQGRVHAAGPLDEVVTGVNLSAAFDLPLSAGSTDGRWWARAVDVPRN